GGTTCCTTGCCCAATGGTAAAGAGGATCGATCTTGATCGCTTTGAACAAGGAATCAATAGCCTGCTCATCATCATTATTACGAAAAAGCGCAATAGCGAGATAACCATGGTTCATCGCAACATCTGATTGCTTCTCTACAAGCGTGCGTGCCAGTTGAGTGGCTTCCTCAAGATCATTGCGATTCAGCAAACAATCTACAAGCATCCGACTGGCATAATAATACTCCGGTGCTAATTTGATCGCTTCGCGCAAAGCTTCAATCGCTTCATCAAGCATGCCTTGTGACTCATAATACTCTGCAGCGATTTGATACATGCGCGGAATATGCCCATGAAGCTCCAAGGCCTCACTAATCAATAAAGCAAGCTCATCATACAAAGCCTGACGCTTTAACTCCAGGATAAGGGCTGCCCAGCTCTGCCAAAGATCCGGGCGTGCTTCCTTGATCTTACGTAATTGCTCAAGAAGATCATCCGATTCAATGATACGCGGAGCAAGCTCAGCGAATGTAAGAATGGCACTGCCGTAATTAACCTGTTGAATGATTTCTCTTCTCAGGAAATCAAATGCATTTTTGTATTCTTCCTGAGTCTCACAACAATCCAGTAGCAGTAAAATATTATCTTCAGAATCGATCCGGATCTCTAGAATTGAATACAGCGTCGAACGGGCCTGATCAAAGATGCGCTGTTGCCGATAACCATCAGCACAGTACCAGTAACTATCGTCACTAAGAGGATTGATGCGGATCATCTCCTCCGCTGATCTTATCTCCTCCTTGAAGTCTTGTTGCTTTTTATAAAGCTCTGCAAGGTTTTGCCAGGCACGATATTCATTGGGATCCTCTTCAGCACACTGTTTGAAAAGCCGAATTGCCTCCAGAGCATTACCACGATTTCGTTCTATTAAGCCATGACGAATACTGAGAGTCATAGCATGGCCATAAGGCAGTCCCGAAACCTCAGTTGCAGCAATCGCCTCTTCGTAACGCTCAATTTTATCGAGTAAAAAAGCTTTCCAATCAATTAAATCAAAACATGTGGGAAATCTTTCAAGGGCCTCATTGCAAGCATCAAGGGCAGACTCATTGCCTTCGAGATCATAAAGAAAATTAATCAGGCAAATATGCGCATGTTCATTCCAAGACTTCTTTTCAATCAGAGAGCGAACCCAATCGATGATCTCCTCTTTGTTCATACAACGTTTTGCTGCATGAAGCAAACGCTCTCGTGCCCATCCATAGGCAGGATTGATCGAGACGGCATATTTTAAGTTATCAATCGATTCCTGAAGGCGACCATCCCGGGCATAAAAGTTACCAATAAATCCATAATTCGTTTCATTTAATGGTTCCTTACGAATCTGTCGCTTAAGTAAGTCGTAAGCTTTTTCCTTCTGCTGGGTATTACGTAACTTCTCGGACAACTCCCGAATTGCGAACCCATAACCTGGGTTCCGCTCAACAGTGAGTTGGAGCATGGCAAGCCCTTTATCATTCTGGTGAAGAGTCTCATAGCAGGAAGACAACCGATAACTTATCGGCCCCACATAAGGAAAGCGCTCGAAAGCTCTATTGGCATACTCCAAGGCTTTTGCAGGTTGATTGATACCAAGGTAGAGTTCGATCACAGCATCCCAAGCCTGCCAGAGGTCGGGTCGTGCTTCGACGAGTGATTCCATGAGCGAAAGTGCATCGCTCAATGGAAGAACCTGGACAATCTGTTTTCCGAACGCAGAGATGCCTGCACCATAGTTTACCTGCCTTTGGATTTCATCACTGATAAAGCGACAAGCTTCGATCCTTTCTTCCATTGAAGCACAGGCATCCAGTAGGCCATGAATGGAATCTTCGCTGTCAATATCAAGACAGATCGCCTCACGATAGAGCTTACGAGCCTTATCGAGATCTTTTTCCATAACTGCGATATCGCCTGCGACCTGTAGATTGAAAGCATTTCTAGGTTCAATTTTCTTTAGGTGCTCAAGTAGCTCACATGCAGTTATGAAATCATTCCGACTTTTTGCGCATAAAGCTGCTTCACGTTCAATCCAAGGGCGGTCGGGAAACAGTTTGCGTGCCTCCATCAGACCACTCCAATGGGCTTCCGGATCATGGCGCAGACTGATAAGATAATCCACAAGTATGGAAAAATTTCTTGGATGCTCAGCTACCTGCTCTTTCAAGAAAGCCTGTTTTTGTTCAATGTCTGTCAGGCATTCAGTCAAGTGTGCGATACTACTGATGGCATTACGATCACCAGATGTTTGGCCTAACACTTCTTTCCATAGTAGCAGTGCCTTATCAAGGTGGCCTTCAGCTGCTTCTAAATTTGCCTGCTCTGCTTTCCAAATTTTGGATTTCAATACATCTCGAGAAGTTTTTAAAAGCGAAAAGGCGGATTCCATTTCTCCATTGTTATAAAGAGCACGTATAGAATAAGTGAGCAGGTTTTCATCATTAGGATTCAGCTCCATACCCTTGCGGATAGTTTCAAGCATCGTCTCGTGCTTGTTCAGGCATGCGTATGCATCTGCGAGAGTCACCCAAGGCTTCCCGGATTTATCACCAAGTTTATCGACTCGCTTTACAAGGTACTCAAGACAGTGTGTATGGTTGCCATTTCTCCGTGACTTATTAAAGTACGCTTCAGCATAGTACTCGTCATAATAGCTGATAGTGGAAGCAAATCGAGTCGCCTCTTCTGCTCCATTAAAGTCCTCCATATCCGTAAGCAAATTGCCTAAAATCCAATAAGCTTGTGAATTGTAACTGGACATCGTTTGAATACGGCGCAGCAGACGCCACGTTTCTCCACGATAGCGGTGGTCAGAAGCAATACTTTCAGCCAACATCAACCGTAAGTGAAAAGGCAATGAGTTAACTTCATCGTCATCCTGAAGTATTGATCTTAGCAGGCCATGGCTCTCTTCCTGCCTTCCAAGGCTTCGCAGACACCATGCTTTCTGATGTATATAATAGGGATCATTCGGTGCAATGGCTAATAAATCGTCAATTGCTTCAATCTGAGCCACGAGGTCTTCGTTGTATTGAGCCAAACGGATACGAGCCAAACAGCAAAGTCGTGGTGATTCATTTAGAGTTTTTAATGCATCAGCAAGCTCCACCGCCTGATTTACATCATGCTTAAGGAGCGCCTGGTGAAACTGAAAAAGTAAATCATAGCTACCCTCTTCCGGAAGACTTACATCCCTGACCGGATCTTCCATACCCGGAGGTAAAATCAGAATGCCGCGGAGGCCATTGGTCTTGTAACGCTCCTCCGATTCCCTCGCAAGCCACTCAAATTTCAACGGACTCCCTGGCTCACGTATGTAATAAATTCCTTGTGCCGCGTCATAACCAATGACTGCTTGCATATGAGAACTATACAGATCTCGAGTAGTTAGTGCGAAGGGAAGATTGTTATCAATCAAAGTGCGAGTGATCTCCCAAGTAACCGCGAACTCTCGCACTCTCCATCCATGATCTTCCAGCCACTTGCGTTCTGTTGAATCTGGAGTCCCATCATAAGTCAGAGCATCGGTAATCGTTTTCTGATCGATGGGATGGTCAAAGAATATAGAAAGCGCCGAAATACTGGCAGGAACACAGGTCAAATGATCTTGTTTGATAAAAGGCACATCGAGGACCTTGCGTGGCGAATCATCATCTGACTTCGCTACATTCTCGCTCCAAATTTTAAAAAAGAGTCGAGAAGACTTACGAGCTGCTTCAACTGCCTCATTGCGCCTTCCCTGATGGAAATGAATCTCCGCTTCGATTTCAGCAGTATTTTCGATAACTCGATTCTCAGAAAGTGGACCAAGAGCCTTCAGTGCATCCAGTTGCCCGGCTGCTTTTACATATTCTTCTTGTTCAATGAGTATCCGAATATATCGATAAGTAATGTAACGAGCCTGAGTGTTTTGATTCAGCTCATCATACAATTTCAGCGTCCGCTCTATTTCTCTACGCTCATAATACGATTCCGCCAGTCGAACTCCGGCGATAGCGGAATTCGGGACAAGCTTTGCCGCTTCCACTAAAAGCTCATGTGCTTCATCTGCTCTATCTTGCCCCTTTAGCAGGTCTGCTTTGAGCAGGAGCTCCTTTTCTTTAGAGATACCAGCAGCATGTGCGCTAGTGATTGCAATTTCCGTAAGCTCGAAATCACGAAGGCTTGTCAATATTTGAGCCCGTTTTTGATGAAGGCGTGCTAAAGAATCCGAATCAACGGTACCTTCAGGAACAGATCGAATCAATTGCCAAGCCCCCCAAAGCCCACGGTGGCGGGCGACCGGCGAAACAGCGGCTATTCGGAAAGTTAAGTTGTCTGTACTATTTCGATAGGCACGCAGAACAATACTGTCGGCAAGGCGAGGAGATCCAATTTGCCGCAATGTTTCGGCTGCTTCAATTTTCAGCGGACCATCTTCCCATTGCTGAACAGGTTTTTCTGCCTGAATCAAATCATAGGCATCAAGATAGCGACTGGATTGGTTGAGAAATCTTAGGTTAACAATATCGATGGCTTCTGACATAAATCATTCTTTACGACAACGAAGCACATAAAAAGCCACCTGGAAAGATAAAATTGTTTAGAATCCATATCCTGGCTCAAACGCAGAAGTGATGGACCAATGCCAAAGGACTTTAATAATCCTTCTCGTATTCGACGCTGTAGGGATCTTCAAAAGTCAACACACCAAGATCCTGATCAAAGGCAGTCCAACGGATCTGTAGCCGCGGATTAACAATCTCCCCAATACGATACTTCTCACCTTCTAAGATCATCATACCGCGACCGATGCTACTTGGGCGCATGGCTTCAATCCAATCGCGAACCGCTGGATCACCCGTAAGCCTGACAACTTTCGATTTTGGAACGGGATTGACTTTAATAACATTGCTTTTCGGATCCTCATTAGAAGTCACTTCAGATTTTGGCTCAGATTCTGTCGGTGCAGGGCTCTCGCCAGCAAGCTCTTCAGCAAAATCGGTAACTGCCTCGGTCGATGATTTCTCATTTACCAAAGCAACGGTCTCCTTGGTCTTTCCAATAATTCCCTTGGGTGGTTCCTCTTCTGCAGGTGGCGGTGGTGGTGCTTCTTCAACAATCTCTACCACTTCAGCCTCACCAACGGCATCCGCCGTATCGTCACTCGCAAACATCCCCATGATGCCTGTAATAATGGACGCAATGCCACCAACCAAAAAGAGCAGGATGAGAACAGCCAGGAAAACACTCTTGATGCTCTTGCCTTTGCTTTTTTTGCCGGAATCTTCATCGATGACCTCGGACATCAAATCAGTGGGAGGCAACTTCGGTGGCGGGGCTGCTCCTTTGTCAACAGGGGTCGAAGGATCGTCACCACTTTTCACTTTCATCCCAGGAGGTGGGATCGGAGGGCGCGACCCTTGAGGCCGATCTACAGGCATGGGAGGGCGCGACATTTTCGGCATCGGAGGTGGGGTCACATCCGACTTCTTCTCCTCATTGGATGGAGGCGGTGCGAAATCAATCGGAACCTTTCCTGCTTCAGCTGAGTCTGGTATCGGTGGAGGCCCTGACGGTTCGGTTGGTTCGACCGGTTTTTTCAAACCCAAACTCGGCTTAACGACTTCCTCCTGCTTGGGTTCGACTTCGGGCTCAGGTTCTGGCTCAGGCTCAGGAGGCGGGTCAGGCATCTCCTGCTCTTCCTCCTTTTTCTTAAAACTCATACGAATCGGCTTTGCCGGTGCCTCTTCTGCGGGCGGAGTCGATGGCGCAGGCTCTTCAGTCGATTCTTTCTTCGGCTTGAGCCTTGGTGCCAGCCTGGGGGGACCATCTGCTTGAGGTTCCGGGGGGGCCTCCTGAGGCGAAGGCTCGGAAACCGACTCGGGCTCCTTCTTGGGTGCAAGCTTGGGCGTCGGGGTAGACTGTGGCTCAGGTGTAGATTTCTGAGACGATGACTCAGCAGCAGAGCTGCCTGATCCTGCACCCTTTTTTTTCAACGACAGCTTTTTCTTTGGCTTATCGTTGGAATTGTTTTCGGTATTGGATTCCTGACTCATCAACAAACAGTATTTCGTTAGGCTGTATTTCGGTAATGCGCAGCTTGGTTTCGGGCTGGACGATGGAGTCTGTTTTGAAGACCTGATTATTCATCAAAACCCGACTTTGCTTCCCAGCGACTTTGATTCCAGTGATACGCGAACTCTCTAAAAAGGCCAGCACTTTCGGGTCAGGCTCGGCACCGGGAATCGGCTCATCCGGCGGTGGTGGTTCCGGTTTTTCATCTTCCGCTTTACCAATTTTCACAGGCTGCTGAGAAACTTGGGGTGGCTTGGAAGTTGCCGCTGGTTCAGGCGAAGAAACAGGCGTGCTCGGAGGAGCTTCACTGGCCGCAACGACCGTTGGCGTAGGTGCCGGAGGAGATGGTGGTGCCGCTTCAGGTGTTTTAGGTGCAGCTGTCGGCGTTGGAGCAACGGCAGCAGTTTCATTAACAGTTGTTTGAACCGGCGATTCCACTTGAGCAGTCGTCTGTGGAGCAGGAGGCGCAGGATTCGATTGAACTACAGGTGCTGGTTGTGGATTCTGAACAACAGGGACTTCCGCAGCGGGAGCTTGTAACGTAACCCGAACACCTAATGGCTCTTCCTCTGGAACTTGTACTGCCTGTGGCTTTGGACTCATCAGAACAATGGTCAACGCAACCGCTGCAACGATACCTGCAATAAGAATACCGCCTCCCACAACCCAATAGAGCAACTGGTAACCGGGTTGTGTCTCTGCATGGGTTGGGCGAAATGCGGTAGGTTCAGGCTGAGGCCGCACAGGTTGCTCAACCGGTGCCGGATCTCCGCCACGCTGCCTTTTCTTAAGTGCCTGATTGATTAAAGACATGGTTATAATCTCGTGATATCCCGAACCGCCTTCCTGACATCCCACCAGGTTACGTTATCAGAATCTCGAACATATGCCGCGAGCAAGGATTTGTCACAAAGATTATTGATAAGCCGAGGTGTCCCATGGGTTTTTTTATAAATTTTTCGCAAGGCCCATGGTGTGAAACGAGGGCGACCATTGCTTCCTGCCAGAGTCAGCCGATGCTGGATATAAGCCTCGGTTTGAACTCGCGTTAAGGCAGAGAGGTCATAGTAGACCAACACCCGCTGACGGAACTGCCGCAACCGCTTTTCCTGCAACTTGGCCTTTAGTTCTGGCTGCCCCATAAGGATAATCTGCATCAGCTTCTGGTCATCCGTCTCCAGATTAGAGAGCAGCCGAATCTGCTCCATGACTTCGAAGCTGAGATTCTGGGCCTCGTCAACGATCATGACGATCTCCCGGCCAGCCTCAATCCGCTCCATCAAGGCATCGTTCAATCGGCCGGTCAAATCAGCCTTACTCCGCTTGGGCACTGCCTCTCCAAGCTCTCTCAGGATTGCCGCAATGAGCTGTTGCTCGGATATACGCGGGTTTAGAATAAGAATAGTCTCAAATCGCTCATCGTCCATTTCATCTAGCAGCGTGCGGCAAAGCGTGGTCTTGCCACAGCCCACTTCGCCAGTCAGGACGATAAACCCCTTACGCTCGGCGATGCCGTAACGCAGGTGCGAAAGCGCTTCTTCATGGGCTGGACTCAAGTATAGGAACTTGGGATCCGGCGTGATGTTGAAGGGCATCTCTTTGAGGCCGTAGTATTCTTGATACATTCCGGAAAATTCCGCTTGGGTGCGGGAGCAGATATAAATTGAAAGCACCTATAAATAGGGGACAGGCAACCATTGCGAGAATTTTTCCCTTTTCATCCGGTGGATTGAAGATTACCAAAATCGAACGTAAGTAATTGATGGACATACCTGAAACAAGCCGAATTAACCAACGCACGATCTATCGTGCAGTACTTGGTGTGCTTGCTTTTATCTTCATCGGCGTCTGCATCCTGTTTGCCATAGCGCTGAGCAACACCTGGCGTGAGTATCAGGCGTTTGAAGACCGTGAAGCCACTTACCGCCAAAAACTGGCCGATTTACGGGCTGAAAAAGCACAACGTGAAGCCTATTTAAGGAAACTCCTCGATGACCCGGAGTTCCTTGACCGCGTAGTCAGAGAGCGCCTGGGATACTCACGAGAAGACGAAATCATCTTCAAATTCGAGTCCGATTAATCACCTGTCGCGCTTCCATCGATCATTCTTTTCAACGTACTACAACGTGTATCGATAGAAATAATTTTCATTTATTTCGCCGACTTGGCCTTGCAAAGCACACAAACTGCTCCAATTTGAAATCCAATGAGCCGCGATACGACACAAGCTACTGGCAGTGAAGCAGTTTCAGCTGAGACAACTTCACCGGAGGATGATCTGCTAAGCCAGTTTTTCTCTCTCGAAGAGAATCTCAATGCTTGCATGACAGTCTCGCTTAAAGAGCTGGAAGACCGCTTTACTCCCTACCCTGCTCTACGCCCGGTGTGGCAACCGCTCAAGGCCTTTTTAAGGAAACGCGGCAAGCGGGTTCGCCCCATGCTCTTTCTCTTAAGCTACCGTCTTTTTGACCAAGATTCCGAGATCCCGCCAATGGCGGCCTTCCGCGCAGCTGCTGCACTTGAAATCTTTCATGCTTTCGCCCTCGTTCACGATGACATCATTGATGCGTCTCATTCACGTAGGGGAGAACCTACACTACACATCCGACTGGCAAGTGATGCCCAAGTAAGCTCTAAAAATGGCGAAAACCTCGCCCTGGTCCTGGGCGATATTCTATTTGGCTTTGCGATGGAGAGGTTTCTTGATCCGGGCTTCGACTCTGGGAGAGCTTCCCGCGCAATGCGCTTTTTCCTGAAAGTTGCCCAGGATACCGGCCTCGGGCAGGCCGTTGAAATAGCCCACCTGGAAGAGTCTCTTGGCTCGGTTTCAGAGGAAGAAATTCTGCGGACCTATTTCCTGAAAACCACACGCTACACTGTCGAAAGCCCACTGATTCTCGGAGCGATCCTAGCTGGTGCGAACCACAATACTGAAAAGACACTTTGCAATTTTGCGAACCCACTGGGCCTCGCATTTCAGATTGAAAACGATCTGCACGAAGTAAGCCAACTGGCAGCTGGTGATTCAGACTTGGCTTACGACCTTCATGCCGGGGTTAAAACATTGTTTCTGAAAAAACTACATACCCGACTCGATGCTAAAGGCAAAGCAGAGATGGAACTACTTCTACGCGAAGGCGCGGCACTGGAATTGGCAGCAATGGTCAAATCGCCCGTCGCCGCCGAAGTCAGCAATGCTTTGCGTAACGAAGTGAGCGATTACTTCAAGGAAGCGCGTGCAGTCCTTCGACGTTCCAATTTGAGCAAAACACAACGCGAGGGGTTACTTGGGTTTGCAGAATTCATCAGTATGAACAGCCACCACTCCGAAGCTGAGGAGTCCAGATTTGAAGCATCAGCTTAACGCCCAAAGGGTCATAGCGAAATTCAGAATTTGATGTCAGATGTGTGCTTCAAAATGTAATCGTTGATATCACCCAGCTGCTCATACTCGCCCAAAAGTCGCAAGGTTAGCTCCTTTTGAAATTCAGTTCCCGGGTAATTGCGTAATGCGCGAACTTGTGCCTCGCGCGATTGGCACA
The Rubellicoccus peritrichatus DNA segment above includes these coding regions:
- a CDS encoding septum formation initiator family protein; translated protein: MDIPETSRINQRTIYRAVLGVLAFIFIGVCILFAIALSNTWREYQAFEDREATYRQKLADLRAEKAQREAYLRKLLDDPEFLDRVVRERLGYSREDEIIFKFESD
- a CDS encoding ExeA family protein, which codes for MYQEYYGLKEMPFNITPDPKFLYLSPAHEEALSHLRYGIAERKGFIVLTGEVGCGKTTLCRTLLDEMDDERFETILILNPRISEQQLIAAILRELGEAVPKRSKADLTGRLNDALMERIEAGREIVMIVDEAQNLSFEVMEQIRLLSNLETDDQKLMQIILMGQPELKAKLQEKRLRQFRQRVLVYYDLSALTRVQTEAYIQHRLTLAGSNGRPRFTPWALRKIYKKTHGTPRLINNLCDKSLLAAYVRDSDNVTWWDVRKAVRDITRL
- a CDS encoding polyprenyl synthetase family protein; the protein is MSRDTTQATGSEAVSAETTSPEDDLLSQFFSLEENLNACMTVSLKELEDRFTPYPALRPVWQPLKAFLRKRGKRVRPMLFLLSYRLFDQDSEIPPMAAFRAAAALEIFHAFALVHDDIIDASHSRRGEPTLHIRLASDAQVSSKNGENLALVLGDILFGFAMERFLDPGFDSGRASRAMRFFLKVAQDTGLGQAVEIAHLEESLGSVSEEEILRTYFLKTTRYTVESPLILGAILAGANHNTEKTLCNFANPLGLAFQIENDLHEVSQLAAGDSDLAYDLHAGVKTLFLKKLHTRLDAKGKAEMELLLREGAALELAAMVKSPVAAEVSNALRNEVSDYFKEARAVLRRSNLSKTQREGLLGFAEFISMNSHHSEAEESRFEASA
- a CDS encoding tetratricopeptide repeat protein, whose amino-acid sequence is MSEAIDIVNLRFLNQSSRYLDAYDLIQAEKPVQQWEDGPLKIEAAETLRQIGSPRLADSIVLRAYRNSTDNLTFRIAAVSPVARHRGLWGAWQLIRSVPEGTVDSDSLARLHQKRAQILTSLRDFELTEIAITSAHAAGISKEKELLLKADLLKGQDRADEAHELLVEAAKLVPNSAIAGVRLAESYYERREIERTLKLYDELNQNTQARYITYRYIRILIEQEEYVKAAGQLDALKALGPLSENRVIENTAEIEAEIHFHQGRRNEAVEAARKSSRLFFKIWSENVAKSDDDSPRKVLDVPFIKQDHLTCVPASISALSIFFDHPIDQKTITDALTYDGTPDSTERKWLEDHGWRVREFAVTWEITRTLIDNNLPFALTTRDLYSSHMQAVIGYDAAQGIYYIREPGSPLKFEWLARESEERYKTNGLRGILILPPGMEDPVRDVSLPEEGSYDLLFQFHQALLKHDVNQAVELADALKTLNESPRLCCLARIRLAQYNEDLVAQIEAIDDLLAIAPNDPYYIHQKAWCLRSLGRQEESHGLLRSILQDDDEVNSLPFHLRLMLAESIASDHRYRGETWRLLRRIQTMSSYNSQAYWILGNLLTDMEDFNGAEEATRFASTISYYDEYYAEAYFNKSRRNGNHTHCLEYLVKRVDKLGDKSGKPWVTLADAYACLNKHETMLETIRKGMELNPNDENLLTYSIRALYNNGEMESAFSLLKTSRDVLKSKIWKAEQANLEAAEGHLDKALLLWKEVLGQTSGDRNAISSIAHLTECLTDIEQKQAFLKEQVAEHPRNFSILVDYLISLRHDPEAHWSGLMEARKLFPDRPWIEREAALCAKSRNDFITACELLEHLKKIEPRNAFNLQVAGDIAVMEKDLDKARKLYREAICLDIDSEDSIHGLLDACASMEERIEACRFISDEIQRQVNYGAGISAFGKQIVQVLPLSDALSLMESLVEARPDLWQAWDAVIELYLGINQPAKALEYANRAFERFPYVGPISYRLSSCYETLHQNDKGLAMLQLTVERNPGYGFAIRELSEKLRNTQQKEKAYDLLKRQIRKEPLNETNYGFIGNFYARDGRLQESIDNLKYAVSINPAYGWARERLLHAAKRCMNKEEIIDWVRSLIEKKSWNEHAHICLINFLYDLEGNESALDACNEALERFPTCFDLIDWKAFLLDKIERYEEAIAATEVSGLPYGHAMTLSIRHGLIERNRGNALEAIRLFKQCAEEDPNEYRAWQNLAELYKKQQDFKEEIRSAEEMIRINPLSDDSYWYCADGYRQQRIFDQARSTLYSILEIRIDSEDNILLLLDCCETQEEYKNAFDFLRREIIQQVNYGSAILTFAELAPRIIESDDLLEQLRKIKEARPDLWQSWAALILELKRQALYDELALLISEALELHGHIPRMYQIAAEYYESQGMLDEAIEALREAIKLAPEYYYASRMLVDCLLNRNDLEEATQLARTLVEKQSDVAMNHGYLAIALFRNNDDEQAIDSLFKAIKIDPLYHWARNQLIGEFQKRDRYRELIEFFITESQEDPPSADKYLNLAVIFGRVQLWSDALTAINKTLELAPDSVDARDLKGYYLTELGHYEEALKCCDYEEGNFQEKTQLAMRRGLIEKHSGDWERAARSFKEILKLDALNIVAAKNLTECYEKSKKREYYKAATTWTELEPENAVAFGHLGAACDSIHLPDEAKRAFKRAHQLDPTYLYGTIQYFDNCLKAKDEAAALEVIERLKQVGGSTDYAYYEVSLYCHRKEQEQAWAAFEVLISDPYCSCMDSAFDKLKKSFGKKWFEKKSRVCLQQEQQLPNSLGRFWALCSMEKAGVLRTLYRARKFPPQNITTVYTHIQLLETCGEKQRRYMIRLALYLNRDYYYENKVLYGAVTYALSSVRMYGATVKWASGWAERQDLELWFLLNIGLAMAIKRRFADLYELLDRCYQVIPDHTYDRLIVYVCLFEPRTEIVMRYASQLKRVDTDAIGGILRQYKDLAEMRTLANGLDGTEPDPKGARRLWWVYFRSICFNINEPGYGRRAALFLARKHTINDRKYISQINAE